Genomic DNA from Salvia miltiorrhiza cultivar Shanhuang (shh) chromosome 1, IMPLAD_Smil_shh, whole genome shotgun sequence:
AATATGATGAAAACAAATGGAATGGACGCAGCTCCCATGCTGCCTCGTCCCACCTTGGAGCTTCCGACTCCACTCCTCGACCCTCTTCTTCCAACTGCAAATCATCAACTTTCAACATTGCCATTCTCTATTTCTCACATAACTCTCAACTACCATCTAACTCTCTAAACAAATTACCTTGAGAGTTCAACAAAGTATGCGCTTCCGAGACCTGCATTTATCACTTCACAATTAGTAACCTAATCATCAAAAATCCCAATTCAATTCTTCACAAACCAATTTGAAATTGGACTCGGCTTCGGGTTTCAGATGAGGTGGAAATCGATCGGGATGAGTTTCCCAAACCTTCCTTCTGTAGGCAGACTTGATCTACATACCAAATTCCAAAATTTAAACTCAAATTAGGTTTTGATACAAATTTAAAGTGTGTTTTGTTTGTGAACCTGAGATTGGGAGGGAACGGAATTGGGTGGGAAGCCCAGCAAGATATTGGCCTCGTCGTTTCGCATAATGAATGCTTCAACTCAAAATTCAGAATTCACCGCCGCCCGCTTTTGAGTTGGATCCAACCTCCACGTCCACATTTTACAAAACTACTTTTTCAGGCGCTTACA
This window encodes:
- the LOC131007179 gene encoding uncharacterized protein LOC131007179 encodes the protein MRNDEANILLGFPPNSVPSQSQIKSAYRRKVWETHPDRFPPHLKPEAESNFKLVSEAHTLLNSQVGRRGSRSGVGSSKVGRGSMGAASIPFVFIIFGALALGGSTASRAYQRQKEAHPCFNPFLP